GTCGGCGCCGCCCTCGACCGGATCAAGAGCGCCTCGACGGTCGAGCTCACCACCACCGGCCGCAAGACCGGTAAGGAGCACAGGAGGCCGGTGTGGTTCGTGGTCGAGGATGGCAAGATCGTCGTCCAGGCGGGCAAGAACGGGAAGACCGACTGGTACCGAAACCTGCAGAGGCGGCCGACCGCGGTCGTCCGCCAGGACGGCTATCGCTTCCGCGTGCGCGCGGTGATGGTGACGGACCCGAAGCGGGTCGAGGCGATCCACGAACTCTTCACCGCCAAGTACACGACGGCATGGCTCCTCTCGTTCGTGGGCTCGACGATCGGGCGGGGAAGGCCGGTCGAGCTGCTGCCGGTGGCGGTGTCGGTCGGGCAGTAGGCTGGAGACTCAGCGCGGCAGGAGGAGGTAGAGCTCGCCCCGCTCGTGCATGCTGCCAGCGCGTTCCTCGGCCTCCACCCCCGCGCCGAGGAAGAGGTCGGCGTGCGCGCCGACGATCGCCGCGCCGGCGTCCTGGCTCACGGCGAAGCGGCGCAGCGACGGGGTGGCGAGATAGGCGAGCGCCCCTGGTGGGACGAGACGGGGGTCGGTGGCGATCGAGCGGCCGGGAGTCAGCTCGACCCCGAGGCTGCCTACGGGGCCGCCCTCGGCCAGGCGGAAGAACGTGTACCGCTCGTTGCCGGCAAGGATGGCTGCCTGCTCGCCCGCCGGCAGCGCTTCGAGCGCGCGCCGCAGGTCGGGGAGCGAGGCGTGATCGGGCTGGACGAGCCCGCGCGCAGCGAGGGCCGGCGCCACGGTCCGGTAGGGCCGCCCGTTCGAGCCCGCCCAGCGCGCGCCGACGACCGCCCCGTCGTCCAGCCTGAGACGCCCCGAGCCCTGCACGTGGAGGACGAAGAGGCTCACGGGATCGGCAACCCACGCCAGCTCGAGCCCCCGCCCCGCGAGCGCGCCGCCTTCGATGTCCGCGCGGGCCGGATAAGGCTGAAGCCGTCCGCCCTCGACCCGGCCGGAGAGCCGCCGGCACGTGCAAGTCTCGTCGAGGGTGCGGGGCTCGACGTCGATCAGATCCGGGGGCCGGGCGTACAGCGGGTAGCGGAAGATCGCGTCGCGCGCGAAGCGGGCGGCCAGCTCGGGCTCGTAGTACGCGGTGAGCAGCGCGGGGTCGCGGAAGCGGACGACGCGGAAGGTCCGCGCGACGGCCTCGCGACGCGCCTCGGGATCCGCGGTCGTGTCGAGGATCGCGAGCAGCCGGTCGGCCGCGGCCAGCGCGGCCGCGTCACCGGCGCGGGCGTAAACGGGCCGTGTCCGCTCGAGGGCGGCGCGCAGGGAGGCGAGATCGAGATCGTCCTCGAGCGCCGGGAGCTCCGCGGGGACGAGCGGGCCCGAAGGGCGCGGGCGGAGCACGGCGCAGCCGGCGAGGAGAACGCAGAAGAGCGCCAGCCCGGCCCGGCTCACGCCGCGTATACGGACTGGGCCGCGGCGAGCGCGGCGCCCGGCGACACACGCCGTCCCTCGGCGCGGAGCGTGTCCTCGAGCGCCGCGAGGACCGTCAGCACGTGCGCGCGCCGGCTCGACTCGCCCATGAGGCCGATGCGCCACACCTTCCCCTTCGTCGGCCCGAGCCCGCCGCCGATCTCGATGCCGTGCTCGGCGAGGAGGCGCGCGCGCACCCGTGCCTCCTCGACGCCGTCGGGCACCGTGACCGCGTTCAGCACGGGCAGGCGGTGACCCTCCTCGGCGGCGAGCGCGACGCCGAGCGCGCCCAGGCCGGCGGCGAGCGCCTCATGGTTTTCCCGGTGCCGCGCGAAGCGCGCCTCGAGCCCCTCCTCGGCGACCAGGCGCAGCGCCTCGCGCAGCGCGTAGTTCATCGAGATGGGCGCGGTGTGATGGTACACGCGCTCCTCGCCCCAGTACTGCGAGAGCAGCGTCAGGTCGAGGTACCAGCTCTGGACGCGCGTCCTTCGCCTGCCGAGCGCCTCGAGCGCGCGCGGCCCGAACGTGACCGGCGCGAGGCCCGGCGGGCACGAGAGGCATTTCTGCGTCCCGCTGTAGGCGGCGTCGATCCCCCACCGGTCGATCTCGACCGGCACGCCGCCGAGCGAGGTCACGCAGTCGGCGAGGAAGAGCGCGCCGTGCTCGTGCGCGAGGCGGGCGGCGTCGGGGAGCGGCTGCCAGGCGCCGGTCGAGGTCTCGGCGTGGACGAGCGCGACCAGCTTCGGCTGCCGGCAGTTCCGGAGCGCGGCCTCGACCTGCTCGGCGCGCACGACGCGGCCCCACGGCGCCTCGACGCGCACCGCAACCCCGCCTGCCCGCTCGATCACGTCCGCCATGCGCGTCCCGAAGACGCCGTTCACGCCCACGACGACTTCGTCGCCCGGCTCGACCAGGTTGACGATGCACGCCTCCATGCCCGCGCTGCCCGTGCCCGAGACGGGGAAGGTGAGCGTGTTCTGGGTCGCGAACACGAAGCGGAGGAGCGCCTTTACCTCCTCCATCATGGCGATGAAGGCGGGGTCGAGGTGCCCGACGAGCGGCGCGGACATGGCGCGCAGCACGCGCGGATGCACCTCCGAGGGGCCGGGACCTAGGAGCAGGCGCGCGGGCGGCGCGAACTCGCCGGGGATCGCGGTCACGGCGGCGCACTCTACACGAGCGGCCCGCCGCGGGCGAGAACGCCGGCGACGGCTGCCCCTCTCCCCTGCTCGCCCTGTACACGCCCACAGGCCGGCGCTAGGAGGAACGCGACATGGTCCGGCCCGCGCTGCTCGCCGACCTGCGTCTTATCGTCGGCGCCGACGGCGTCATCGACCGGCCCGAGGCGCTCCTCGTCTACGAGTGCGACGGCTACACGCTCGCGCGCACGGCGCCGGAGGTCGTCGTGCTGCCGCACACGCCGGCGGAGGTCGCGGCGGTGCTCCGGCTGCTCGCCGCGGAGCGCATCTCCTTCGTGCCACGCGGCGCGGGCACGGGCCTCTCGGGCGGCACGCTGCCGGTCGAGGCGCCGGTCATGGTCGGCACCAGCCGGCTCACCGCGATCGAAGCGATCGATGTCGCCAACCGCCGCATCGTCGCGCAGGCGGGCGTCGTGAACCAGTGGGTCACGAACGCGGTGCGCGCGCACGGCCTCTGCTACGCGCCCGACCCGTCGAGCCAGCCGGCGTGCACCATCGGCGGCAACATCGCCGAGAACTCGGGCGGGCCGCACACCCTCAAGTACGGCGTCACGACGAACCACGTCCTCGGCGTGGAGCTGGTGCTGGCGTCGGGCGAGGTGGTGATGCTCGGCGGCGCGGTCGAGGATCGGCCGGGCTACGACCTGGTCGGGCTCGTGGTCGGGGCCGAGGGGACCTTCGGCATCGTGACGCGCGCCACGCTCCGCCTGGTGCGCGCGCCGGAGGCGTACCGCACGCTCCTCGCCGTCTTCGAGTCGGTCGACGCGGCGAGCGAGGCGGTGTCGGGCATCATTTCGGCTGGCGTCATTCCCGGAGCGCTCGAGATGATGGACCGGCTCATCCTGCAGGCACTCGAGCAGGCGTATCACATCGGCCTCCCGACCGACGCGGGCGCCGTCCTCCTGGTCGAGCTCGACGGTCCCGCGGTCGGCCTCGACCCGCAGGCGGAGCGGGTCGCCGCCGTTTGCCGCCAGAACCGCGTGCGCGAGGTGCGCGTGGCGCGCGACGACGCGGAGCGCGCCGCGCTCTGGAAGTGCCGCAAGCGCGCCTTCGGCGCCGTGGGGCGGCTCGCGCCCAACTACTGCACGCAGGACGGCGTCGTGCCGCGGACGCGCGTGCCCGACATCCTCCGCCGCATCGCGGCGGCGGCCGAGCGCCACCGGCTCCGCATCGCCAACGTCTTCCACGCCGGCGACGGCAACATCCACCCGATCCTCCTCTTCGACGAGCGCGACCGGGACGAGGTCCGGCGCGTGCTGGCGGCGGGGCGCGAGATCCTCGAGGCCTGCGTCGCGCTCGGCGGGAGCCTGACCGGTGAGCACGGCATCGGGGTCGAGAAGATCGGGCAGATGCCGCTCCTCTTCGGCCCCGACGATCTCGCCGCGATGGTCCGGCTGCGGGCCGTGTTCGATCCCGAGGGGCGCGCCAACCCGCACAAGATCTTCCCCGACGCGAAGGTGTGCGTCGAGACGCGCGCCCCGCGCCGGCAGGCGGCCATGTGACGCCGTGGGCGGACATCGTCGGCGCCGAGCACGTGGCGCCCGGCGCGCCGGTCGACGGCGTGGTGCCCGCCTGGGTGGTGCGCCCGGGGAGCGTGGCCGAGGTGCAGGAGTGCGTGCGGGCCGCCGCCCGGGCGCGCGCGAGCCTCGTCGTGCAGGGCCTCGGCGCGCACCTGAGCGTCGGCGCGCCGCCGGCGCGGCTCGACGTGGTGCTCGGGCTCGACCGCCTCGCGCGCGTCATCGACCATCAGGCGGGCGACATGACGGTCACCGCCCAAGCGGGCTGCACGCTCGCCGCGCTCGCGGAGACGCTGGCGCAGAGCGGCCAGTGGCTGCCCCTCGATCCGCCGTGCGCCGACGTGACGACCATCGGCGGCCTCGTCGCTGCGAACCTCTCCGGCCCGCTCCGCGCCTCCCAGGGTCGCGTGCGCGATCTCCTGCTCGGGATCCGTGTGGTCGGCGCCGACGGCGCGCTCGTCGCCGGCGGCGGGCGGGTGGTCAAGAACGTCGCCGGCTACGACCTCCCGAAGCTCCACGTGGGCGCGCTCGGCACGCTCGGCGTGATCGTCGAGGCGACCTTCAAGGTGCGGCCGCGGCCGGCGTGCGAGGAGGCGGTAGT
This genomic window from Deltaproteobacteria bacterium contains:
- a CDS encoding transglycosylase, coding for MAHRPHGRVEPARARADGPRGARGHAPRRGTACVAGRRARRGPVRIRGVSRAGLALFCVLLAGCAVLRPRPSGPLVPAELPALEDDLDLASLRAALERTRPVYARAGDAAALAAADRLLAILDTTADPEARREAVARTFRVVRFRDPALLTAYYEPELAARFARDAIFRYPLYARPPDLIDVEPRTLDETCTCRRLSGRVEGGRLQPYPARADIEGGALAGRGLELAWVADPVSLFVLHVQGSGRLRLDDGAVVGARWAGSNGRPYRTVAPALAARGLVQPDHASLPDLRRALEALPAGEQAAILAGNERYTFFRLAEGGPVGSLGVELTPGRSIATDPRLVPPGALAYLATPSLRRFAVSQDAGAAIVGAHADLFLGAGVEAEERAGSMHERGELYLLLPR
- a CDS encoding FAD-binding oxidoreductase, with protein sequence MRRDARPAPAGGHVTPWADIVGAEHVAPGAPVDGVVPAWVVRPGSVAEVQECVRAAARARASLVVQGLGAHLSVGAPPARLDVVLGLDRLARVIDHQAGDMTVTAQAGCTLAALAETLAQSGQWLPLDPPCADVTTIGGLVAANLSGPLRASQGRVRDLLLGIRVVGADGALVAGGGRVVKNVAGYDLPKLHVGALGTLGVIVEATFKVRPRPACEEAVVIAARSVEAAAETALGVMASEVAPFWLEVGGPGALPEGPGDGAAVVIGLAGIAEEVAHARARTLDLARARGLRAISVADGAPLRTRLADFALEPAAAVLRAAMLPTEVGEFLARASRSGTALRCLAHAASGVVRVAVPEARAVAGLVAALRPGLQARGGSLVVERATPDVKAQVDVWGDPGEGVALMRGLKAAFDPGGLFAPGRFVAGI
- a CDS encoding FAD-binding protein, which codes for MVRPALLADLRLIVGADGVIDRPEALLVYECDGYTLARTAPEVVVLPHTPAEVAAVLRLLAAERISFVPRGAGTGLSGGTLPVEAPVMVGTSRLTAIEAIDVANRRIVAQAGVVNQWVTNAVRAHGLCYAPDPSSQPACTIGGNIAENSGGPHTLKYGVTTNHVLGVELVLASGEVVMLGGAVEDRPGYDLVGLVVGAEGTFGIVTRATLRLVRAPEAYRTLLAVFESVDAASEAVSGIISAGVIPGALEMMDRLILQALEQAYHIGLPTDAGAVLLVELDGPAVGLDPQAERVAAVCRQNRVREVRVARDDAERAALWKCRKRAFGAVGRLAPNYCTQDGVVPRTRVPDILRRIAAAAERHRLRIANVFHAGDGNIHPILLFDERDRDEVRRVLAAGREILEACVALGGSLTGEHGIGVEKIGQMPLLFGPDDLAAMVRLRAVFDPEGRANPHKIFPDAKVCVETRAPRRQAAM
- a CDS encoding nitroreductase family deazaflavin-dependent oxidoreductase, translated to MRVAAAALVCVLGVLATAAADEAPLPEVGAALDRIKSASTVELTTTGRKTGKEHRRPVWFVVEDGKIVVQAGKNGKTDWYRNLQRRPTAVVRQDGYRFRVRAVMVTDPKRVEAIHELFTAKYTTAWLLSFVGSTIGRGRPVELLPVAVSVGQ
- a CDS encoding alanine--glyoxylate aminotransferase family protein produces the protein MTAIPGEFAPPARLLLGPGPSEVHPRVLRAMSAPLVGHLDPAFIAMMEEVKALLRFVFATQNTLTFPVSGTGSAGMEACIVNLVEPGDEVVVGVNGVFGTRMADVIERAGGVAVRVEAPWGRVVRAEQVEAALRNCRQPKLVALVHAETSTGAWQPLPDAARLAHEHGALFLADCVTSLGGVPVEIDRWGIDAAYSGTQKCLSCPPGLAPVTFGPRALEALGRRRTRVQSWYLDLTLLSQYWGEERVYHHTAPISMNYALREALRLVAEEGLEARFARHRENHEALAAGLGALGVALAAEEGHRLPVLNAVTVPDGVEEARVRARLLAEHGIEIGGGLGPTKGKVWRIGLMGESSRRAHVLTVLAALEDTLRAEGRRVSPGAALAAAQSVYAA